The following are from one region of the Plasmodium cynomolgi strain B DNA, chromosome 1, whole genome shotgun sequence genome:
- a CDS encoding hypothetical protein (putative) has translation MRSNGINNNYHNDLSIFAERSDNKGCTGDIEQRLINGEKFLSQNYQCEKPENFKDYISLKTNQFREYIMHLFKSNNGVASNDFYKVLFDCAKVSSAKPYLIDICVNKYLKKHNIDFSPTCLSCFSSFIGCSFISCNKQCAKDQCNDDCKACSEKNCFRTLLNCTKLDALPDPCK, from the exons ATGCGAa GTAATGGTATTAACAACAATTACCATAACGATTTGAGCATATTTGCAGAAAGAAGTGACAATAAAGGATGTACAGGTGACATCGAGCAGAGGCTAATAAATGGAGAGAAGTTCCTAAGTCAAAATTATCAATGTGAGAAGccagaaaattttaaagattATATAAGCTTAAAAACGAACCAGTTTAGGGAGTACATAATGCACCTCTTCAAATCGAATAATGGCGTTGCGTCCAATGATTTCTACAAAGTACTTTTTGACTGCGCCAAGGTGTCATCGGCAAAACCGTATTTAATAGAtatatgtgtaaataaatatttgaaaaaacatAACATTGACTTTTCTCCGACATGCTTGAGCtgcttttcctccttcatcGGATGCTCCTTTATTTCGTGCAACAAACAGTGCGCAAAGGACCAGTGCAATGACGATTGCAAAGCGTGCAGCGAGAAAAACTGCTTCAGAACTTTGTTAAACTGTACCAAGCTGGACGCCTTGCCCGACCCGTGTAAGTAG
- a CDS encoding hypothetical protein (putative): MLKKKKDTNVKEKLKTATNGMSYKNWEKNPKGEVLDKEEDFKHLEEKEHEIEKISRRIYEENSKIKKINLHHKIIKEEFEKKKLIDQNDERNERIIYNNNMKILVNEYNTLKKNISNLATQEKEQNAQNEKLKVELNELIKEKDTLEKKHREDFKMLQQKLKEQKILSSEQKIHELIKMKYNCKERRNNKAAEGSEDELTRRNERHATSSAVSNDNNCRNLSGEGNLANDNYYLLDEADYEDEKKKKLNAKIIFLKKLCLRILFINEYQKQNIKKLEENIENMNKAINSISILTSKKGDFDHIIINLNASKEKNYSLISRINLLNYETNVLTQLNKKMKEKFKNINLQNDEMVNLKKEITNKMNDKMTHIKTSLLNNQETCKLKKKCFHDCVMYLKCLYDFIKQFENMNNKLNLRTQIINKEKNFHFNYIHKYNEEILVDENHLNDFLIFIEKYIYALNFYLPSPTFNYKNFIIENPNFNVLGSALSAHSIDSASNENAQFSALNCVTSENEFGASEGGSPQEDEKLINEPVSKGPINVDPPSAGDPLNGDDSLNDTTQGVDQLESIPTEGDQAEAQHTEAHDQNFAPNEVGNDPSEAQQKEEEHQDELNKENELSDNQIGQHAAENSQKGNPIAEVEKEDHKLQGGHQEEEAGGGVEEEEEKNAIEEEQPKESESLSETKRSDNLEGGNGQHGNDLPNGENEGDVSKVAPKEGSSPGEQMENEGTPNEEEVKVPDEEEAIVPGEEKAIVPDEEEAVVPDKEEAIVPDEEEPIVPGEEQSNAPKGEQESSPNEEEVNTPGEEPLNAPSEAQTTPEAADLEGENENYNLNHFNSRSIEYDKLKEEIPTELLMKKYDSKKSSTAAN, encoded by the exons atgttgaagaaaaaaaaggacacaaaTGTGAAGGAAAAGTTAAAAACGGCGACGAACGGAATGAGTTacaaaaattgggaaaaaaatcccaaaggGGAAGTGCTAGATAAGGAGGAAGATTTCAAACACctggaagaaaaggaacatgaaatagaaaaaatatcgagAAGAATTTACGAagaaaatagtaaaataaaaaaaatcaatttgcatcataaaataattaaggaagaatttgaaaagaaaaaattaatcgatcaaa ATGACGAAAGAAATGAGAGAATTATCTACAACAACAATATGAAAATTCTTGTTAATGAGTAcaatactttaaaaaaaaacatcagtAACTTAGCCACacaggaaaaggaacaaaacgcgcaaaatgaaaagctaaAAGTGGAGCTGAATGAACtcattaaagaaaaagacactctggagaaaaaacacagaGAAGATTTCAAAATGCTACAGCAAAAATTgaaggagcaaaaaataCTATCGTCTGAACAGAAAATACACGAGCTAATCAAGATGAAGTATAACTGTaaggaaaggagaaataaCAAAGCGGCGGAGGGATCCGAGGACGAGTTGACGCGAAGAAACGAAAGACACGCCACTTCCTCGGCCGTCAGCAACGATAATAACTGTAGGAACCTCTCTGGGGAAGGAAATCTCGCAAATGACAACTACTACCTCCTGGATGAAGCAGACTACGaagatgaaaagaaaaaaaaactaaacgcaaaaataatattcctAAAGAAACTATGCCTGAGAATCCTATTTATTAACGAATATCAAAagcaaaatattaaaaagttggaagaaaacatcgaaaatatgaacaaggcAATCAATTCTATAAGCATTTTGACatccaaaaaaggagacttTGATCACATCATTATAAACTTAAATGCGtccaaggaaaaaaactacaGTCTTATTTCGAGAATTAACCTACTAAATTACGAAACGAACGTTTTAACCCagttgaataaaaaaatgaaggagaaatttaaaaatatcaacctccaaaatgacgaaatggttaacttaaaaaaagaaattacaaacaaaatgaacgacAAAATGACTCATATTAAGACATCCCTACTCAATAATCAAGAAACATgcaagttaaaaaaaaaatgcttccaCGATTGTGTCATGTACTTGAAATGCCTATACGATTTTATCaaacaatttgaaaatatgaacaacaAATTAAATCTAAGGAcacaaattataaataaagaaaagaactTCCATTTTAATTACATCCATAAGTACAATGAAGAAATTCTGGTCGATGAGAATCACCTAAATgactttttaatatttattgaaaaatatatttacgcTCTTAATTTTTACCTTCCTTCTCCTACATTCAATTACAAAAACTTTATCATTGAAAACCCCAATTTTAACGTTCTCGGTTCTGCCTTATCGGCGCATTCTATAGATTCTGCCTCGAACGAGAACGCTCAATTTAGCGCACTCAATTGTGTCACCTCCGAAAATGAATTCGGCGCGTCTGAAGGGGGTTCTCCACAGGAAGACGAAAAATTGATAAATGAGCCCGTAAGTAAGGGGCCGATAAATGTAGACCCCCCCAGTGCTGGCGACCCCTTGAATGGTGACGACTCCCTGAATGATACTACCCAAGGAGTCGATCAGCTCGAGAGCATTCCCACAGAAGGGGACCAAGCGGAGGCGCAGCATACAGAGGCACACGACCAAAATTTTGCACCAAATGAAGTGGGAAACGACCCAAGTGAAGCAcaacaaaaggaggaagaacacCAAGACGAACTTAACAAAGAGAACGAACTAAGCGACAACCAAATTGGCCAGCACGCTGCGGAGAATAGCCAGAAGGGAAACCCCATTGCAGAAGTAGAAAAAGAAGACCATAAGTTACAAGGTGGGCAccaggaggaagaagcgggaGGAGGagtagaagaagaggaagaaaaaaatgccatagAGGAAGAACAACCAAAGGAGAGTGAATCTCTAAGCGAAACAAAACGAAGTGATAACTTGGAAGGTGGAAATGGACAACATGGTAATGATttaccaaatggggagaatgAAGGAGACGTGTCGAAAGTGGCACCGAAGGAGGGAAGTTCACCTGGCGAGCAAATGGAGAATGAGGGTACGCCtaacgaagaagaagtgaaggTACCAGATGAGGAAGAGGCGATCGTGCCAGGTGAGGAAAAGGCGATCGTGCCAGATGAGGAAGAGGCGGTCGTGCCAGATAAGGAAGAGGCGATCGTGCCAGATGAGGAAGAGCCGATCGTGCCAGGTGAAGAGCAAAGCAACGCACCCAAAGGTGAGCAGGAATCTTCAccaaatgaggaggaagtgAACACACCGGGGGAAGAACCGCTAAACGCGCCAAGCGAAGCGCAGACAACCCCCGAGGCCGCAGATCTAGagggagaaaacgaaaactACAATTTAAATCACTTTAATTCGCGCAGCATCGAATACGATAAgctaaaagaagaaattccTACCGAAttgttaatgaaaaaatatgactcTAAGAAAAGTTCAACAGCTGCAAATTAG
- a CDS encoding erythrocyte membrane-associated antigen (putative), producing MNKKFSSSINMNKSNENENVLKDNNNISAFNKNTSDVKNFGNFNQSSRSSAFGKRYSHGSKSKSKVSSGSYVGGAVGGSGINRETGTKNEEANYSLNETKLNTNANYMNSSMKENKGGGYPLNSNDPNIPPVNESSKIIQHNTKMSSFNKDNMLRKGVKDEGMYGHSGLGPNNNANNVIGSMDNAKSGMNNNSGNAAGGIYQENNQVKSTSYKTTKNSGSGNNRNNSMSEKKTNMEGISSTNLKGNERFSHLNENRTSSTKYNAKNAFSSNKKNMSTYNTNLSSANNSNLKKGGENACYAQNNIKRETSDNALNSNVNMAELNKNFGVSIDPNMNNIDMSNKLSAKDSYGKGDGNNNDANVGANTGNSNRTGNSRGGNGRSGNGRSGNGRSSKGHRGGRRRNNNSGANNAGANNADANNAGGNNASGNNAGANNAGGNNASGNNAGVNNPSGSTPGGNSGTGRSGKRGSRRGGNRNRRSSNNNSGAFKSLNMMKSKDEKMNENFDNAMPENEYMQENANNLRGTTENQPSHGGRSRNSKMVSHGSNTAMGGGRMSNVGINGVQNMQSMQSMQNMQNVQNMQNVQNMQNVQSMQNMANMPSMHSTKSLEHGKKSSRENEKAIPGTMMKNARNMSYDNKGNSYMNDPNQMNAYEAKKSDPYANYSSSNSLKTMSQMNTMNSVSNVHNLNSMNSVNSAGSMSGANNPMDDPYSGNKQSCNVSGSTPFQNMEADAFLFHDFNEFVTYMYKDENILTLFYIRKNYLKAESREEFVTENDKIKYSIIWSFPNDEKITVTGTHSTKKLSKKVCVKKILQKLKNISVLEIDQMTKWMINSLNVALKVEHKNMETKMNNNNLYCTSIEWKINNKMYHSMGIHVHEKIAEIIATQNLYMILYDIKDQLVKEMESGKMTSQHGSAGGMNSGKAYENSLFDKMMNNSNNKGYDDHVANKMGGKYEYGKGQMMQNKNMMDAAALYKSGSPTNKDFNAQGMNNCNTYYNPNDGMLPPQCGDNPMMHSVQGGAVMSGAVGGAGNMNPGVRGGNSMELANAGQIAGNNNLNMNLMNYPNGNNMGMPLMNDKNIGPGVGVDHMNGLNNPGIVPPAPVITDPTDLIAYNLTKQDSGSIQMLRNNIASRYKVHQTENFEQVYNLFKCTLEWEWKNGKIACKTKSVGYGTTKNLAKCEAAYDMLVKNNLIEYISSTDRKNAHYIKDLIQKDVNKAMKLAIQFIMQYSSNAWSIFLVYLLRELLIDGNYDHINRLLTTVVEVSKEGRIEADKINESNNANAGGGSGTNTGRMDGNHSHRSSRMNNSGQNHGMYSNNADGENYVDSSSSLFFCNPYIKNRSDNSNYVHKLVSIDLWEKLIDECVVVLNDKLCFHCITLLKEVELDYSIFISKCAHDYYKKYRIMLALELQANLSQSIQEKKDFEYLHENKSLLLKVKSATMPILSFTCTLTLEEKEWMKSTQMREDDIVLLKPCDLMLTDEDAWSSSLIGTITSTKSDNTVYNINVRIFSAENTRKANVKYSKYKLFLLLNIVTHERMVQALRAITFISSIPTTNQSPYVFTPEIRFLILHSYNKYSKHIAQTGKLNHEIAEYEKIKMDFHNHESSKNNAQEDLLSQYSGQAKNPYGDLLNDALNRQIGKTHTDDIDQYLIESINLPTNLPLNDSQKLACLSALTRRLTLVQGPPGTGKTHVACAIIDSWHRQNSNKKILAVADSNVAANNLVEGLKKRNIQAVRVGAGSDSDFHEEAIMDFHRYKDLLKLRKNNLQKEAKVMKALLFLEAVKKYNVVIATCVGSGHEIFDNEKFERVIIDECAQSIEPSNLIPLGHNCNNLVLIGDHKQLPPTIISSDATKLGLDRSLLERFVMAKIAPVHLLTTQRRMHLSICTFPNIHFYDNKLKTENVTEENRPIIKGFLWPNPKCRLAFIDVSLGKPGSKFENSYGTSKFNLYEIEPLISVLKSIVNEGCVSVDEIGILTAYDAQKVKLKKAVQDAFPYEAACRIEIDSIDGFQGKEKDLILFSAVRSNANNELGFLKDARRLNVMLTRAKRGVILFGDQFTLANDPENWLPWLNWISSKRAVVHITKLNEHLENADYSLIDKLNKINKTVNLKNVNVSDHYFLYGNDTGFSNDYNEPQNYNQNEEANFTVDLNDTKEEVEPVEEIVENWEDLL from the exons atgaataaaaaattttcgagttccataaatatgaataagagtaacgaaaatgaaaatgttttaaaagataataataacatctctgcatttaataaaaacacCAGTGATGTTAAGAATTTTGGGAACTTTAACCAAAGCAGCAGGAGTTCCGCCTTCGGCAAACGCTACAGCCATGGCAGTAAGAGCAAAAGCAAGGTATCTTCCGGCAGTTATGTTGGTGGAGCTGTTGGTGGTAGTGGG ATCAACAGAGAAACGGGGaccaaaaatgaagaagccaATTACTCCCTAAACGAAACGAAGTTAAATACAAATGCGAATTATATGAATTCTAGCATGAAGGAAAACAAGGGAGGAGGGTACCCTCTGAACAGTAATGACCCCAACATACCTCCTGTCAACGAGAGCAGTAAAATCATTCAGCACAACACCAAAATGAGTAGTTTCAATAAGGATAATATGTTGCGCAAAGGCGTAAAGGACGAAGGTATGTACGGCCACAGTGGCTTAGGGCCTAACAACAATGCCAACAATGTGATAGGCAGTATGGATAATGCCAAAAGCGGCATGAATAACAACAGTGGAAACGCAGCTGGCGGTATTTATCAAGAGAATAATCAGGTGAAAAGTACGAGCTACAAAACTACAAAAAACAGCGGAAGCGGAAATAACAGGAACAACAGCATgagcgagaaaaaaacgaacatgGAAGGCATAAGCAGCACCAACTTAAAGGGAAACGAACGATTTAGTCACCTGAATGAAAACCGTACCAGCAGCACAAAGTACAATGCAAAGAATGCCTTTAGCtcaaataagaaaaatatgtctACGTATAACACAAATTTGAGCAGCGCGAACAATAGCAACCTTAAAAAAGGTGGTGAAAATGCCTGTTATGCACAAAACAATATCAAGAGAGAAACATCAGATAATGCATTGAATAGTAATGTCAACATGGCAGagttaaataaaaactttGGGGTTTCCATTGATCCCAATATGAACAACATTGACATGAGCAACAAACTGAGCGCGAAGGATTCTTACGGAAAAGGAGACGGTAACAACAATGATGCAAACGTGGGTGCGAATACCGGAAATAGCAACCGAACTGGCAACTCGCGGGGCGGAAATGGCCGAAGCGGTAACGGACGCAGCGGCAACGGTCGGAGCTCCAAGGGTCATAGAGGGGGCCGTAGAAGAAACAACAACTCGGGTGCGAATAATGCAGGCGCTAATAATGCAGATGCGAATAATGCAGGTGGAAACAACGCAAGCGGGAATAATGCAGGCGCTAATAATGCAGGTGGAAACAACGCTAGCGGGAATAACGCTGGCGTAAATAACCCTAGCGGAAGTACCCCCGGAGGGAACAGCGGCACCGGTCGAAGCGGCAAACGGGGAAGCAGACGAGGCGGAAACAGGAACAGGCGaagcagcaacaacaacTCGGGTGCGTTCAAGTCCCTCAACATGATGAAAAGCaaggacgaaaaaatgaatgaaaattttgacaaTGCAATGCCGGAAAATGAGTACATGCAGGAAAACGCAAATAATTTAAGGGGCACGACAGAGAATCAGCCCTCGCATGGCGGCAGGAGCAGAAATAGCAAGATGGTGTCCCATGGCTCGAACACGGCCATGGGCGGAGGCCGCATGAGCAACGTGGGCATAAATGGCGTGCAGAATATGCAGAGCATGCAAAGTAtgcaaaatatgcaaaacgtgcaaaatatgcaaaacgTGCAAAACATGCAAAACGTGCAAAGTATGCAAAACATGGCAAACATGCCAAGTATGCACAGCACGAAGAGCCTCGAGCACGGAAAGAAAAGCTCaagagaaaatgaaaaggcgaTCCCCGGGACAATGATGAAGAACGCGAGAAACATGTCCTACGACAACAAGGGGAACAGCTACATGAATGACCCGAACCAGATGAACGCGTACGAGGCGAAGAAGAGCGACCCTTACGCGAATTACTCCTCCTCCAATAGCTTGAAAACGATGAGCCAAATGAACACCATGAACAGCGTGAGCAACGTGCACAACCTGAACAGCATGAATAGTGTGAACAGCGCGGGCAGCATGAGCGGTGCAAACAACCCTATGGACGACCCTTACAGCGGAAACAAACAAAGCTGCAACGTGAGCGGCTCGACACCCTTCCAAAACATGGAGGCAGATGCATTTCTCTTTCACGACTTTAACGAATTCGTGACGTACATGTATAAGGatgaaaacattttaacCCTTTTCTACAtacgaaaaaattacctGAAAGCAGAGTCGCGCGAAGAATTTGTAAccgaaaatgacaaaataaaatattcaatcATATGGTCCTTTCCTAATGATGAAAAGATTACCGTTACAGGGACGCATAGCACAAAGAAGTTAAGCAAAAAGGTATgcgtgaagaaaattttacaaaagttAAAAAACATCTCAGTCTTAGAGATAGACCAAATGACCAAGTGGATGATCAACAGCTTAAATGTGGCTCTCAAAGTGGAGCATAAAAACATGGAaaccaaaatgaacaataataatttgtatTGCACCAGCATAGAATGGAAAATCAATAACAAAATGTATCACTCCATGGGAATACATGTGCATGAGAAGATTGCCGAAATTATCGCAACACAGAACTTGTACATGATTCTGTATGACATTAAGGATCAGTTGGTTAAAGAAATGGAGAGTGGCAAAATGACTAGCCAACATGGCTCCGCTGGTGGGATGAATAGCGGCAAGGCGTACGAAAACAGCCTCTTCgacaaaatgatgaataacAGCAATAACAAAGGCTACGACGATCATGTTGCCAATAAAATGGGAGGCAAGTACGAGTACGGAAAAGGACAAATGATGcagaacaaaaatatgatggATGCTGCGGCCCTTTATAAGAGTGGGAGCCCCACGAATAAAGATTTCAATGCACAAGGCATGAATAATTGCAACACGTATTATAATCCGAATGATGGGATGCTGCCCCCGCAGTGTGGTGACAATCCAATGATGCACTCCGTGCAAGGCGGCGCTGTCATGAGCGGTGCTGTTGGCGGTGCGGGCAATATGAACCCCGGCGTCAGAGGTGGAAACAGCATGGAGTTAGCTAACGCAGGCCAAATTGCAGGAAACAACAACCTGAACATGAACCTTATGAACTacccaaatggaaacaatATGGGCATGCCCCTTATGAACGACAAAAATATTGGACCAGGCGTTGGAGTAGACCACATGAACGGGTTGAATAACCCTGGAATTGTGCCTCCAGCACCGGTGATAACGGACCCAACAGACCTTATCGCCTACAATTTAACGAAACAGGACTCGGGGAGTATCCAAATGCTAAGAAACAACATTGCCTCAAGGTATAAAGTGCACCAAACGGAGAACTTCGAGCAGGTGTATAATTTGTTTAAGTGTACACTCGAGTGggagtggaaaaatggaaagataGCCTGTAAAACCAAAAGTGTCGGTTATGGTACCACCAAGAATTTGGCCAAGTGCGAAGCAGCCTACGACATGCTAGTGAAAAATAACCTCATAGAGTATATATCCTCCACGGATAGGAAGAATGCCCATTATATAAAAGATTTAATACAGAAGGATGTGAACAAAGCCATGAAGCTAGCCATTCAGTTCATCATGCAGTATAGCAGTAACGCGTGGTCGATTTTTTTAGTTTACCTTTTGAGGGAGTTGCTCATAGATGGCAATTATGACCACATCAATAGGCTTCTGACCACCGTAGTGGAAGTCAGTAAAGAGGGAAGGATCGAGGCCGATAAAATCAACGAAAGTAACAATGCCAATGCGGGTGGAGGAAGTGGCACAAACACGGGCAGAATGGATGGCAATCATTCGCACCGATCGAGTAGAATGAACAACAGCGGTCAGAACCACGGCATGTACAGCAACAATGCAGATGGAGAAAACTACGTAGATAGCTCAAGCAGCCTATTCTTCTGCAACCCCTACATTAAGAACCGAAGTGACAATAGCaattatgtacataaacTGGTTTCCATAGATTTgtgggaaaaattaattgacGAGTGTGTCGTCGTTTTAAATGACAAACTCTGCTTCCACTGCATAACCCTCTTGAAGGAAGTAGAGCTGGATTACTCCATCTTTATTTCGAAGTGTGCCCATGATTATTACAAGAAGTATAGAATTATGTTAGCCCTAGAGTTGCAAGCCAATCTGTCACAGAGTAttcaagagaaaaaagatttCGAATATCTAcatgaaaataaatcattACTGTTAAAGGTAAAAAGTGCAACTATGCCCATTTTGTCATTCACCTGTACCTTAACattggaagaaaaggaatGGATGAAGTCGACACAAATGAGGGAAGACGATATTGTGTTACTAAAACCGTGTGACTTGATGCTCACGGATGAAGATGCCTGGTCCAGCAGCCTCATCGGTACCATTACAAGTACAAAGAGTGACAACACCGTTTACAACATCAACGTTAGAATATTCTCTGCTGAAAACACCAGAAAGGCAAATGTGAAGTATAGCAAGTATAAGCTCTTTCTATTATTGAATATTGTCACTCATGAAAGAATGGTGCAAGCCCTGAGGGCCATAACCTTTATAAGTTCCATTCCGACAACGAACCAATCGCCGTACGTGTTCACCCCAGAAATTCGCTTCCTCATATTGCACTCGTACAATAAGTATTCAAAGCACATTGCACAGACGGGGAAATTGAACCACGAAATTGCAGAGTATGAAAAGATCAAGATGGATTTCCACAACCATGAATCGTCCAAAAATAATGCGCAAGAAGATTTACTAAGCCAGTACAGTGGGCAAGCAAAAAATCCCTATGGAGATTTACTCAACGATGCACTGAACagacaaattggaaaaacacacacagaTGATATTGATCAATATTTAATCGAATCTATCAATTTGCCAACCAATTTGCCGCTAAACGATTCCCAAAAATTGGCATGCCTTAGTGCTCTGACCAGAAGACTAACCCTTGTGCAAGGACCCCCCGGTACAGGAAAAACCCACGTTGCTTGCGCAATTATTGACAGCTGGCACAGGCAAAATAGTAACAAAAAGATACTGGCCGTGGCAGACTCCAACGTCGCAGCTAATAACCTCGTGGAAGGACTCAAGAAGAGGAACATCCAAGCAGTCAGAGTGGGTGCAGGAAGTGACAGCGATTTCCACGAAGAAGCCATCATGGACTTCCACCGATATAAAGATCTCCTAAagttgagaaaaaacaatttacaaaaagaagCTAAAGTTATGAAAGCCCTATTATTCCTTGAAGCGGTGAAAAAGTACAACGTCGTCATAGCCACCTGTGTCGGTTCAGGACATGAAATATTTGACAATGAAAAATTCGAAAGAGTCATTATTGACGAATGTGCACAGTCGATTGAGCCTTCGAATCTTATTCCGCTGGGGCACAATTGCAACAATTTGGTCCTAATCGGAGATCACAAGCAGTTACCACCAACTATCATTTCGTCAGACGCTACCAAATTAGGGTTAGATCGATCCCTGCTGGAACGATTTGTCATGGCCAAAATCGCCCCTGTTCATTTGCTAACCACTCAAAGACGTATGCATCTAAGTATTTGTACTTTTCCAaacatccatttttatgataacaAATTGAAGACTGAAAATGTCACCGAGGAAAATCGACCAATTATTAAGGGATTCTTGTGGCCAAACCCGAAATGCAGATTAGCATTCATAGATGTATCTCTCGGAAAGCCAGGAAGTAAGTTTGAAAATTCTTACGGTACTTCCAAGTTTAATTTATACGAAATTGAACCCCTAATATCTGTGCTAAAATCGATTGTAAATGAGGGCTGCGTATCTGTCGACGAAATAGGCATTTTAACAGCCTATGATGCGCAGAAAGTGAAGTTGAAGAAAGCGGTCCAAGATGCGTTCCCCTATGAGGCAGCATGTCGAATAGAAATTGACTCCATCGATGGGTTccaaggaaaggaaaaagattTGATTCTATTTTCTGCTGTTAGATCAAATGCAAATAACGAATTaggatttttaaaagatgCCAGAAGATTGAATGTCATGTTGACAAGAGCTAAAAGAGGAGTGATCCTATTTGGAGATCAGTTTACCCTAGCTAATGATCCCGAAAACTGGCTACCCTGGCTAAACTGGATTTCATCCAAAAGGGCAGTCGTACACATTACCAAACTGAATGAACACCTAGAAAATGCAGATTATTCCTTGATAGATAaactgaacaaaataaacaagactgttaatttgaaaaacgtGAACGTATCGGATCATTATTTCTTATACGGAAATGACACTGGATTTTCGAACGACTACAATGAGCCACAGAACTATAATCAAAACGAAGAAGCCAACTTCACCGTCGATTTGAATGATACCAAGGAGGAAGTAGAACCAGTCGAAGAAATTGTTGAAAACTGGGAAGATTTACTCTGA
- a CDS encoding hypothetical protein (putative), with the protein MKYFKMEDLAKSGIYSKQFSLSQNKHNSERLQRLEKRLSGLHFSIELQKNEKIDKLNEKINLLEEKLVEMNENSNRTFEKLNEKLNDIKVDVNNYKTELEEFKNDHRKKLEILQKKAEEFIDKEKEEWNKLKIKLIKDFQNKTTLLKYYITEEMTEEYGLLQEKEESLRRFYDNEIANLKSVVQNEINERIKTEKIILRDVDDKVNEIIKIIKNEKITRENYSENLVSLIEQYFSRIKKEIDNERLEREDTEETLVHLMEEALDKIGIPFA; encoded by the exons ATGAAATACTTTAAAATGG AAGATTTAGCCAAAAGCGGAATCTACAGCAAACAGTTCTCCCTCAGCCAAAACAAGCACAACAGC GAAAGGTTGCAGAGACTTGAAAAGAGACTCAGCGGGCTACACTTCAGCATCGAATtgcagaaaaatgaaaagattgac AAACTAAACGAGAAGATCAACCTGCTGGAGGAAAAACTGGTAGAAATGAACGAAAACTCAAATAGGACcttcgaaaaattaaatgaaaag CTGAACGACATCAAAGTGGACGTCAATAATTACAAGACTGAATTGGAAGAGTTCAAAAATGAccacaggaaaaaattagaaatacTCCAGAAGAA GGCTGAAGAATTCATAgacaaagaaaaggaagaatggAACAAactcaaaataaaattaataaaagacTTTCAAAATAAGACTACCTTACTGAAGTACTACATCAC GGAAGAAATGACCGAGGAGTACGGACTGTtgcaagaaaaggaagaatcgCTCAGAAGATTTTACGAC AATGAAATTGCGAACCTCAAATCGGttgttcaaaatgaaataaacgAGAGAATCAAAACAGAAAAGATTATCCTACGGGACGTCGATGATAAAGTGAacgaaattattaaaataattaaaaatgagaaaatcaCCAG GGAAAACTACTCGGAAAATCTGGTGTCCCTCATCGAGCAGTACTTTTCgcgaataaaaaaggaaattgaTAAT gAACGGCTCGAACGGGAAGACACGGAAGAAACGCTGGTTCATTTGATGGAAGAAGCTCTCGATAAAATTGGAATTCCATTCGCA